In one Pseudomonas sp. Bout1 genomic region, the following are encoded:
- a CDS encoding DUF2177 family protein: MSRKNLSAYLGTLLAFLILDGLWLGVLMGPTYKALLGPLMLDQPRLFPAVAFYLLYVFGCVVFVVLPALTNGGWPRAARLGALLGLVAYGTYDLSNWATLQGWSAGLAVMDIAWGTFLSAVCCTVGYQCARRVHN, from the coding sequence ATGTCCAGGAAGAACCTGTCTGCCTACCTCGGCACTTTGCTTGCCTTTCTGATCCTGGACGGCCTGTGGCTCGGCGTACTCATGGGCCCGACCTACAAAGCGCTGCTCGGCCCGCTGATGCTTGATCAGCCGCGCCTGTTTCCGGCCGTGGCGTTCTATCTCCTCTATGTCTTCGGTTGCGTGGTGTTCGTCGTGCTTCCCGCGTTAACGAACGGCGGCTGGCCACGTGCCGCGCGGCTTGGCGCATTATTGGGCCTGGTGGCTTACGGCACGTATGACCTGAGCAATTGGGCGACGTTGCAGGGCTGGTCCGCCGGATTGGCGGTCATGGACATCGCTTGGGGTACCTTCCTGAGCGCGGTTTGCTGCACCGTGGGCTATCAATGTGCACGCAGGGTGCACAATTGA
- a CDS encoding LysR family transcriptional regulator, whose translation MDRIECMRAFVVTVGENGFAAAARAMDVPRSKVSKQIQALEDAIGVQLLQRTTRSLHLTEAGAEYFDAAREVLAALDEAEQRARDGIGELRGVLRVNAPMSFGLHRLGRLIPLFHEQHPHIELQLVLSDQQVDPVRGGFDVTIRIASMPDSTMIARQLAPAPRIMVAAPAYLARAGTPQTPQDLRQHQCLNYGYLQSGVSLQLSKGQETQRVNVTGPLHANNGDLLAQAAEAGMGIALLPDFIVEDALKAGRLVPVLCEWQAPAITINAVYSSARRVPQKTRAFIDFLVTQLAPKSAGPAG comes from the coding sequence ATGGATCGCATCGAATGCATGCGGGCGTTTGTCGTCACGGTCGGCGAGAACGGCTTCGCTGCCGCCGCACGAGCCATGGACGTACCGCGCTCAAAAGTCAGCAAACAGATTCAGGCACTGGAGGACGCGATCGGCGTGCAACTGCTTCAGCGCACCACCCGCAGCCTGCATTTGACGGAGGCCGGGGCCGAGTATTTTGACGCGGCACGAGAGGTGCTGGCCGCGCTGGACGAGGCCGAACAGCGGGCCAGGGACGGCATCGGTGAGTTACGCGGAGTGTTGCGGGTGAATGCGCCGATGTCGTTCGGGCTGCACCGCCTGGGACGGTTGATTCCGCTGTTCCATGAACAGCATCCCCATATCGAGTTGCAACTGGTGCTCAGTGACCAGCAGGTGGACCCGGTACGCGGCGGGTTCGACGTGACCATCCGCATCGCCAGCATGCCCGACTCAACGATGATCGCCCGCCAGTTGGCACCTGCGCCACGGATCATGGTGGCTGCGCCAGCCTACCTGGCACGCGCGGGCACACCGCAAACCCCGCAAGACCTGCGCCAGCACCAATGCCTCAATTATGGGTACCTGCAGAGCGGCGTCAGCCTGCAACTGAGCAAGGGCCAGGAAACCCAGCGGGTCAACGTCACCGGCCCTTTGCACGCCAACAACGGCGACCTGCTGGCCCAGGCGGCGGAAGCCGGGATGGGCATCGCCCTGTTACCGGACTTTATCGTCGAAGACGCCCTGAAGGCCGGGCGCCTGGTGCCGGTGCTCTGCGAATGGCAGGCGCCGGCAATTACCATCAATGCGGTTTATTCGTCAGCGCGACGCGTGCCGCAAAAGACCCGCGCGTTCATTGACTTTTTGGTGACGCAATTGGCGCCGAAGAGCGCAGGCCCAGCCGGCTGA
- a CDS encoding S1 RNA-binding domain-containing protein — translation MALVGRYNSLQVVKHTNFGLYLDGDQEGEILLPNRYIPKDIPSEDEDWLNVFIYLDSDDKLIATTEKPKVQVGDFASLKVVEVNSIGVFLDWGLPKDLLLPYSEEKRQMTAGEYCVVHVYLDKHTKRITATARLDRYLDKTPATYKVGQEVDLLVAEATDMGFKAIINNKHWGLIHKNEVFKFLRPGKEEKGFIKEIRADGNISLSLQPVGEEAASSLNSKILAKLRDNNGTLPVSDKSDPALISSLFGVSKGNFKKAIGALYKQGHIVIHADRIELS, via the coding sequence ATGGCTTTAGTCGGGCGCTACAACAGCTTGCAAGTGGTTAAACACACTAACTTTGGTTTGTACCTGGACGGTGATCAAGAGGGTGAAATCCTTTTGCCCAATCGTTATATCCCCAAGGATATTCCCAGTGAAGATGAAGACTGGCTCAACGTTTTTATTTATCTGGACAGCGATGACAAACTGATCGCCACCACCGAAAAACCAAAAGTACAGGTGGGTGATTTTGCCAGTCTGAAAGTGGTTGAAGTCAACAGCATTGGTGTATTCCTGGACTGGGGCCTGCCCAAGGATTTGCTGCTGCCTTACTCCGAAGAAAAGCGCCAGATGACCGCCGGTGAATATTGCGTGGTGCACGTCTACCTCGACAAACACACCAAGCGCATCACCGCCACCGCACGCCTTGACCGTTACCTGGACAAGACCCCGGCCACCTACAAGGTTGGCCAGGAAGTTGACTTGCTGGTGGCCGAAGCCACCGACATGGGCTTCAAGGCGATTATCAACAACAAGCACTGGGGCCTGATCCACAAGAACGAAGTGTTCAAGTTCCTGCGCCCGGGCAAGGAAGAGAAAGGCTTCATCAAGGAAATCCGCGCCGACGGCAATATCAGCCTCAGCCTGCAGCCGGTGGGTGAAGAAGCAGCCTCCAGCCTGAACTCGAAGATCCTCGCCAAGTTGCGCGACAACAACGGCACCTTGCCGGTCAGTGATAAAAGCGACCCGGCGCTGATCAGCAGTTTGTTCGGCGTGAGCAAAGGCAACTTCAAGAAGGCCATCGGCGCCCTCTACAAGCAAGGTCACATTGTGATTCACGCGGATCGCATTGAACTAAGCTGA
- a CDS encoding TorF family putative porin produces MLKSCIFLACALLASPLAEAQVFQRELGDFDLKLGTTPSRSMAQGLVKPTAPGSDSFHGGLDLSHGSGLYLGQFSPSMGISPTSNLEVDSYLGFKHPFDQTLGYELGMIHYSYPKLSPLDSQEFYGGLTLLGNRFGASFSNDPDRQDSTLFADLGGTKPFGIGVSMKYTTHQLGAPVSVADGGSIRSFSDWSVQFSRPWMGVDLNLIYSDSSLSGGDCSAYSGHNSQCDGLLTLKAERAFY; encoded by the coding sequence ATGCTCAAATCCTGCATTTTCCTGGCCTGTGCCCTGTTAGCCAGCCCCCTTGCCGAAGCGCAGGTTTTCCAGCGTGAACTGGGTGATTTCGACCTCAAATTGGGCACAACGCCCAGCCGCAGCATGGCCCAAGGTTTGGTAAAGCCCACTGCGCCCGGGAGCGACTCGTTCCATGGCGGCCTGGACCTGAGCCACGGCAGCGGCCTGTACCTTGGCCAATTCTCACCAAGCATGGGGATTTCCCCTACAAGCAACCTGGAAGTTGATTCCTACCTGGGCTTCAAGCATCCCTTTGACCAGACCCTGGGTTATGAACTGGGGATGATTCACTACAGCTATCCCAAGTTGAGCCCACTCGACAGCCAGGAGTTCTACGGCGGCCTGACCTTGCTGGGCAACCGCTTCGGCGCCTCCTTCAGCAACGACCCGGACCGCCAGGACAGCACCCTGTTTGCCGACCTCGGCGGCACCAAGCCTTTCGGCATCGGCGTCAGCATGAAATACACCACCCACCAGTTGGGCGCTCCGGTGTCGGTGGCCGATGGCGGCTCCATCCGCAGTTTCAGCGACTGGTCGGTGCAATTCTCCCGGCCGTGGATGGGCGTTGACCTGAACCTGATCTACAGCGATTCCAGCCTCAGCGGCGGCGATTGTTCGGCTTATTCCGGACACAACTCGCAATGCGACGGACTATTGACCTTGAAGGCAGAGCGAGCATTTTATTGA
- a CDS encoding NCS1 family nucleobase:cation symporter-1, with protein sequence MSEQLPKGYSPRLYNQDLGPLPQKWNWYNIFAFWMSDVHSVGGYVFAASLFALGLASWQVLIALLAGICIVQLIANLVAKPSQQAAVPYPVICRLAFGVFGANIPAVIRGLIAVAWYGIQTYLASSALIIVVLRFFPQMAVYAEPHFAGLSYLGWFGFLSLWTLQALVFWTGMESIRRFIDWAGPIVYAVMFALAGWIVWKAGWANINFTLAEKSLSGWQAFGQIIVATALVVSYFSGPTLNFGDFSRYCRTMKDVRRGNFWGLPVNFLAFSLVTVVIVSGTLPVFGEMLHDPIATVSRIDNNMAVLLGAFAFVTATIGINIVANFVSPAFDFANVAPSKISWRAGGMIAAVASVFITPWNLFNNPLMIHYTLDILAAFIGPLFGILLVDFYLIKKQKIDVDALFDDSPSGRYYFDGGVNWTAVKALVPATLVGVAITFTPALQGMANFAWFTGCFLGGLFFLVLARRERVRAPAPMVVG encoded by the coding sequence ATGTCCGAACAATTGCCCAAAGGCTACAGCCCGCGCCTGTATAACCAGGACTTGGGCCCGCTGCCGCAAAAATGGAACTGGTACAACATCTTCGCCTTTTGGATGAGTGACGTGCACAGCGTCGGCGGATACGTATTCGCCGCCAGCCTGTTTGCCCTCGGGTTGGCCAGCTGGCAGGTGTTGATCGCCCTGCTCGCCGGGATCTGCATTGTGCAATTGATCGCCAACCTGGTGGCCAAGCCGAGCCAACAAGCAGCGGTGCCTTATCCCGTGATCTGCCGGTTGGCGTTTGGCGTCTTCGGGGCGAATATCCCTGCGGTGATTCGCGGCTTGATCGCGGTGGCTTGGTACGGGATTCAGACGTACCTGGCGTCCAGCGCATTGATCATTGTGGTGCTGCGCTTTTTCCCTCAGATGGCGGTCTATGCAGAACCGCATTTTGCTGGCCTTTCTTACTTGGGCTGGTTCGGTTTCCTCAGCCTGTGGACGCTCCAGGCGCTGGTGTTCTGGACCGGCATGGAGTCCATCCGTCGTTTTATCGATTGGGCGGGCCCGATTGTCTACGCGGTGATGTTCGCCCTGGCAGGCTGGATCGTCTGGAAGGCGGGTTGGGCCAATATCAACTTCACCCTGGCGGAAAAGTCCCTGTCCGGTTGGCAGGCCTTCGGCCAAATCATCGTGGCGACGGCCTTGGTGGTGTCGTACTTTTCGGGGCCTACCTTGAATTTTGGTGATTTCAGCCGGTACTGCCGCACGATGAAGGACGTGCGTCGCGGAAACTTCTGGGGCTTGCCGGTCAATTTCCTGGCGTTCTCCCTGGTCACCGTGGTGATCGTCTCGGGGACCTTGCCGGTGTTTGGCGAAATGCTCCACGACCCGATCGCCACCGTCTCACGTATCGACAACAACATGGCCGTGCTGCTCGGGGCATTCGCGTTTGTCACGGCGACCATCGGCATCAATATCGTCGCCAACTTCGTTTCGCCGGCATTTGATTTTGCCAACGTGGCACCGAGCAAAATCAGCTGGCGCGCCGGCGGCATGATCGCTGCGGTGGCCTCGGTCTTCATCACTCCGTGGAACCTGTTCAACAACCCGCTGATGATCCACTACACCCTCGACATCCTCGCGGCGTTTATCGGGCCGCTGTTCGGGATTTTGCTGGTGGATTTCTACCTGATCAAAAAGCAGAAGATCGATGTGGATGCACTGTTCGATGACAGCCCGAGCGGTCGCTACTACTTTGACGGCGGCGTGAACTGGACGGCGGTCAAGGCGCTGGTGCCCGCGACGCTGGTGGGCGTCGCGATCACCTTCACCCCGGCGCTGCAGGGCATGGCCAACTTCGCCTGGTTTACCGGCTGCTTCCTGGGTGGGCTGTTTTTCCTGGTGTTGGCGCGGCGTGAACGGGTTCGCGCACCTGCGCCGATGGTTGTCGGCTGA
- a CDS encoding transcriptional regulator, whose product MTTYNWDLLERLLHEVQNSAGHSFTPRPYAEQEAAAKAANGEEVGNLDELKVTATEYEKLLLDRGFIESRPEDEGGNGENFILTQRGSQLLSLIDSCIPGNNHPREVLDQQADALDPATFDEVASKAQIA is encoded by the coding sequence ATGACGACTTACAATTGGGATCTACTCGAACGCCTGCTGCATGAAGTACAAAACAGCGCCGGTCACAGCTTTACGCCACGCCCCTATGCGGAGCAGGAAGCGGCCGCCAAGGCCGCGAACGGTGAAGAGGTGGGTAACCTGGATGAGTTGAAAGTGACGGCCACCGAGTACGAAAAGCTCCTGCTGGACCGTGGTTTTATTGAGTCCCGCCCGGAGGATGAAGGCGGAAACGGTGAGAACTTCATCTTGACGCAGCGCGGCTCACAGCTCTTGAGCCTGATCGACAGCTGTATCCCCGGCAATAATCACCCACGTGAGGTACTGGACCAGCAAGCGGATGCGCTGGATCCGGCGACGTTCGATGAAGTGGCCTCAAAAGCCCAAATTGCCTGA
- a CDS encoding mechanosensitive ion channel family protein yields MDIKQLWLNVQDLWGTLDEHPLLHSSLTLVVLLVVALLLGRVARYLILHAVKLLGRQPALHWLNDLRHNKVFHRLAQMTPSLVIQFGLYLVPGLSKTATLFIGNVALAFTILFMVLAISALLNALLDIYARTEHARTRSIKGYVQLAKMVLFVFGAIIIVATLIDRSPLLLLSGLGAMSAVILLVYKDTLLSFVASVQLTSNDMLRVGDWIEMPQVGADGDVVDITLHTVKVQNFDKTIVSIPTWRLMSESFRNWRGMQASGGRRIKRSLYIDASGVRFIRDDEELKLSQVHLLTDYMSRKKAELQAWNEAQGNVAAMSANRRRMTNIGTFRAYALAYLKSHPEIQPNMTCMVRQMQTTAQGIPLEIYCFTRTTAWADYERIQGDIFDYLLAVLPEFGLSLYQQPSGGDLRAGMLPAVLGASHLPPAEKAVM; encoded by the coding sequence ATGGATATCAAACAGCTCTGGCTCAACGTCCAAGACCTTTGGGGCACCCTCGACGAACACCCGCTGCTGCATTCCAGCCTGACACTGGTGGTGTTGCTGGTGGTGGCATTGCTGCTCGGACGAGTGGCTCGGTACCTCATCCTTCATGCCGTCAAACTGCTGGGCCGGCAACCCGCGCTGCACTGGCTCAACGACCTGCGGCACAACAAAGTCTTCCACCGCCTGGCGCAGATGACGCCATCACTGGTGATCCAGTTCGGCCTGTACCTGGTGCCGGGCCTGAGCAAGACCGCCACCCTGTTCATCGGCAATGTCGCCCTGGCCTTCACCATTCTGTTCATGGTGCTGGCGATCAGCGCCCTGCTCAACGCCTTGCTGGATATCTACGCTCGTACCGAACACGCCCGCACCCGCTCGATCAAGGGCTACGTGCAGTTGGCGAAGATGGTGTTGTTCGTGTTTGGCGCGATCATCATCGTCGCGACGCTGATCGACCGCTCACCGCTGCTACTGCTCTCCGGCTTGGGTGCGATGTCGGCGGTGATCCTGTTGGTGTACAAGGACACCCTGCTGTCGTTCGTCGCCAGCGTGCAACTGACCAGCAACGACATGCTGCGGGTCGGCGACTGGATCGAAATGCCCCAGGTCGGTGCCGACGGTGACGTGGTGGACATCACCCTGCACACCGTGAAAGTGCAGAACTTCGACAAGACCATCGTCTCGATTCCCACCTGGCGCCTGATGTCCGAGTCGTTCAGGAACTGGCGCGGCATGCAGGCCTCCGGCGGGCGGCGGATCAAGCGCAGCCTGTACATCGACGCCAGCGGCGTGCGCTTCATCCGCGACGACGAAGAGCTGAAACTCTCCCAGGTGCACCTGCTGACCGACTACATGAGCCGCAAGAAGGCCGAACTCCAGGCCTGGAACGAAGCACAGGGCAACGTCGCCGCGATGTCCGCCAACCGTCGGCGCATGACCAATATCGGCACTTTTCGCGCGTATGCGTTGGCGTATTTGAAAAGCCATCCAGAGATCCAGCCAAACATGACGTGCATGGTGCGGCAGATGCAGACCACGGCCCAGGGCATTCCGCTGGAGATCTACTGCTTCACCCGCACCACCGCATGGGCCGACTACGAGCGGATCCAGGGCGATATCTTCGATTACCTGCTGGCGGTGCTGCCGGAGTTTGGCTTAAGCCTGTACCAGCAGCCGAGTGGCGGTGACCTGCGGGCGGGGATGTTGCCAGCGGTGCTGGGGGCCAGTCATTTGCCCCCGGCGGAAAAGGCAGTGATGTAA
- a CDS encoding hydrolase produces MSIRELLNPANSTLILIDHQPQMAFGVQSIDRQTLKNNTVALAKAARIFNVPTILTSVETKSFSGYIWPELLNIFPDQQPIERTSMNSWEDKALVAAVKATGRKKLIMAALWTEVCLNFPALEALAEGYEVYIVTDASGGTSKEAHDMSVQRMIQAGAVPVTWQQVLLEYQRDWAHKETYDAVMGLVLEHSGAYGMGVDYAYTMVHGAPQRQVK; encoded by the coding sequence ATGTCTATTCGCGAATTGCTCAACCCGGCCAACTCCACCCTGATCCTGATCGACCACCAGCCGCAGATGGCCTTTGGCGTGCAGTCGATCGATCGCCAGACCCTGAAGAACAACACGGTGGCGCTGGCCAAGGCGGCCAGGATCTTCAACGTGCCGACCATCCTGACCTCGGTTGAGACCAAGAGCTTCAGCGGCTACATCTGGCCGGAACTGTTGAATATATTCCCGGACCAGCAGCCAATCGAGCGCACCTCGATGAACTCCTGGGAAGACAAGGCACTGGTGGCAGCGGTGAAGGCCACCGGGCGCAAGAAGCTGATCATGGCGGCCCTGTGGACCGAGGTTTGCCTGAACTTCCCGGCGCTCGAAGCCCTGGCCGAAGGCTACGAGGTGTACATCGTCACCGACGCTTCCGGCGGCACCAGCAAAGAAGCGCACGACATGTCGGTGCAGCGAATGATTCAGGCCGGCGCGGTACCGGTGACCTGGCAGCAAGTGCTGCTGGAATACCAGCGTGACTGGGCTCACAAGGAAACCTACGACGCGGTGATGGGCCTGGTGCTGGAACACAGCGGCGCTTACGGCATGGGCGTGGATTACGCCTACACCATGGTGCACGGCGCCCCCCAGCGTCAGGTCAAGTAA
- a CDS encoding DUF6279 family lipoprotein: MLRRLKLLVVLLMFSLVLAGCNRVGLAYRNLDVIIPWTLSDYLDMNAGQKSWFNDTLKEHLAWHCTTQLPGYLDWLDRLQQMVDNNQVTDAALQTRTAEAKQAIAESARAITPSAIELLQGLDDQQVQEMEQALAKDLRKRQDEYLKPPLEQQIKERAERMNKRLDAWLGPLSASQQNRVTAWSIALGEQNQQWIGNRAHWQAQFIAAVKDRHSGDFPKKIEQLLVDRESLWTPEYRQAYAQTETAARSLIVDLMAESTVQQRQKLTQKIDKVRSDFKALKCLKAGTP, translated from the coding sequence ATGCTGCGTCGGTTAAAATTATTGGTGGTGTTGCTGATGTTCAGCCTGGTGCTTGCGGGCTGCAATCGGGTGGGCCTGGCCTATCGCAACCTGGATGTGATCATCCCCTGGACCCTCAGCGACTACCTGGACATGAACGCCGGGCAAAAGAGCTGGTTCAACGACACACTCAAGGAACACCTGGCCTGGCATTGCACCACGCAATTGCCGGGCTACCTGGATTGGCTCGACCGCCTGCAACAGATGGTCGACAACAATCAGGTGACCGACGCCGCCCTGCAAACCCGTACCGCTGAGGCCAAGCAAGCCATTGCCGAGAGCGCCCGCGCAATCACGCCATCCGCCATCGAATTATTGCAGGGGCTCGACGATCAACAAGTGCAGGAAATGGAGCAAGCCTTAGCCAAAGACCTGCGCAAGCGCCAGGACGAATACCTCAAGCCGCCCCTGGAACAGCAGATCAAGGAACGTGCCGAGCGCATGAACAAGCGGCTGGACGCATGGTTGGGGCCATTAAGTGCCAGCCAGCAGAATCGTGTCACCGCCTGGTCAATCGCCCTGGGCGAGCAGAACCAACAATGGATCGGCAACCGCGCCCATTGGCAGGCGCAGTTTATCGCGGCGGTCAAAGATCGCCACAGCGGCGACTTCCCCAAGAAGATCGAGCAACTGCTGGTGGACCGCGAAAGCCTGTGGACCCCGGAATATCGCCAGGCTTACGCCCAGACAGAAACCGCAGCCCGCAGCCTGATTGTCGACCTGATGGCCGAAAGCACCGTGCAGCAGCGCCAGAAGCTGACCCAAAAGATCGACAAGGTGCGCAGCGACTTCAAAGCACTTAAATGCCTGAAGGCCGGCACCCCGTAA
- a CDS encoding DEAD/DEAH box helicase produces the protein MFSQFALHERLLKAVAELKFVEPTPVQAAAIPLALEGRDLRVTAQTGSGKTAAFVLPILNRLIGPAKVRVSIKTLILLPTRELAQQTLKEVERFSQFTFIKSGLITGGEDFKVQAAMLRKVPDILIGTPGRMIEQLNAGNLDLKEVEVLVLDEADRMLDMGFADDVQRLVQECVNRQQTMLFSATTGGSTLRDMVAKILNNPEHLQVNNVSDLNSTTRQQIITADHNVHKEQILNWLLANETYQKAIVFTNTRAMADRIYGRLVAQEYKAFVLHGEKDQKDRKLAIDRLKQGGVKILVATDVAARGLDVDGLDMVINFDMPRSGDEYVHRIGRTGRAGNDGLAISLICHGDWNLMSSIERYLKQSFERRTIKEVKGTYGGPKKVKASGKAVGVKKKKVDAKGEKKKAGAKSPTKRKIANRPKTDNLSLVSKDGMAPLKRRKPEAPAAE, from the coding sequence GTGTTTTCCCAATTCGCCCTGCACGAACGCCTGCTCAAAGCCGTGGCCGAGCTTAAATTTGTCGAGCCAACGCCTGTGCAAGCAGCGGCCATCCCGCTCGCGCTCGAAGGGCGTGACCTGCGGGTGACGGCTCAAACCGGGAGTGGCAAAACCGCCGCTTTCGTCCTGCCGATTCTGAACCGCCTGATCGGCCCGGCCAAAGTCCGTGTGAGCATCAAGACCCTGATCCTGTTGCCGACCCGGGAGCTGGCCCAGCAGACCTTGAAGGAAGTGGAGCGCTTTTCGCAGTTCACCTTCATCAAGTCCGGCCTGATCACCGGCGGTGAAGACTTCAAGGTCCAGGCCGCCATGCTGCGCAAAGTGCCGGATATCCTGATCGGTACCCCAGGCCGGATGATCGAGCAACTGAACGCCGGCAACCTGGACCTCAAGGAAGTTGAAGTGCTGGTGCTCGACGAAGCCGACCGCATGCTCGACATGGGCTTTGCCGACGATGTGCAGCGTTTGGTGCAAGAGTGTGTAAACCGCCAGCAGACCATGCTGTTCTCGGCCACCACCGGGGGTTCGACCCTGCGCGACATGGTCGCCAAGATCCTGAACAACCCGGAGCACCTGCAGGTCAACAACGTCAGCGACCTGAATTCGACCACGCGTCAGCAGATCATCACCGCTGACCATAACGTGCACAAAGAGCAGATCCTTAACTGGCTGCTGGCCAACGAGACCTACCAGAAGGCCATCGTGTTCACCAACACCCGCGCCATGGCCGACCGCATCTACGGTCGCCTGGTAGCCCAGGAGTACAAGGCGTTCGTCCTGCACGGTGAGAAAGACCAGAAGGACCGCAAGCTGGCCATCGACCGCCTCAAGCAAGGCGGCGTGAAGATCCTGGTCGCCACCGACGTTGCCGCCCGCGGCCTGGACGTGGATGGCCTGGACATGGTGATCAACTTCGACATGCCTCGCAGCGGTGACGAATACGTGCACCGTATCGGTCGTACCGGGCGTGCCGGCAACGATGGCCTGGCGATCTCGCTGATCTGCCACGGCGACTGGAACCTGATGTCGAGCATCGAGCGCTACTTGAAGCAGTCGTTCGAGCGCCGCACCATCAAGGAAGTCAAAGGCACCTACGGCGGGCCGAAGAAAGTCAAGGCCTCGGGCAAGGCCGTTGGCGTGAAGAAGAAAAAGGTCGACGCCAAGGGCGAGAAGAAGAAAGCCGGCGCCAAGTCGCCGACCAAGCGCAAGATTGCCAACCGCCCGAAGACCGACAACCTGTCGCTGGTCAGCAAGGACGGCATGGCGCCTCTGAAGCGTCGCAAGCCGGAAGCACCCGCTGCCGAATAA
- a CDS encoding MFS transporter — protein MSPLIRLLASFIALMMAMGIGRFALTPQMPHLLSEGQIDLTGAGLIAAANYLGYFVGAVDSIFARSHHHVRARLYGGLWLCVLLTFASYWAHGFWPHLLLRFGTGVASAWALVMITSLSQPLAIAAGRPRLGALVFAGPGLGILLTGLLALGSNLLGQSSATLWLVYGVVALVMLLAILPFLPKPSTTSAPVASHTDVVRNGSITHLCWIYVLYGLGYIIPATFLSQMASAQFKGAWQADLFWPCFGLAAAIGVVVTSLRRKDPNTTRRWLMTTLWLQAAGVFACLLGNGWGLALGVLLCGGPFLACMQLVMARLREVAPHGYQRSTGLLTASFAIGQLGGPLLASVSSHLSGGLQPALVVAGAGLLVAGSVLVSRQPSAQVREPVHAAPTPGKTAHPGSSR, from the coding sequence ATGTCACCGCTGATCCGCTTACTCGCCAGTTTTATTGCCTTGATGATGGCCATGGGCATTGGCCGCTTCGCGCTGACGCCGCAAATGCCGCACTTGCTCAGTGAAGGGCAAATCGACCTGACCGGCGCCGGCCTGATTGCGGCGGCCAATTACCTGGGTTATTTCGTCGGCGCGGTGGACTCGATCTTTGCCCGCAGCCATCACCATGTGCGCGCACGTTTGTACGGCGGGCTGTGGTTGTGTGTGCTGCTGACCTTTGCATCGTACTGGGCCCATGGGTTCTGGCCGCACCTGCTGCTGCGTTTCGGGACCGGTGTGGCGAGCGCCTGGGCGTTGGTGATGATCACCAGCCTGAGCCAGCCGCTGGCAATTGCCGCTGGGCGTCCACGCCTGGGTGCACTGGTGTTTGCCGGGCCGGGGCTGGGGATTCTGTTGACCGGGTTGTTGGCGCTGGGCTCCAACCTGCTGGGCCAAAGCTCTGCAACCTTGTGGCTGGTGTATGGCGTGGTTGCGCTGGTGATGCTGCTGGCCATCCTGCCGTTTTTACCCAAGCCTTCCACCACCAGCGCGCCCGTTGCCAGCCACACCGACGTGGTCCGCAACGGCAGCATCACACACCTGTGCTGGATCTACGTGTTGTATGGGCTCGGGTACATCATCCCGGCGACGTTCCTGTCCCAGATGGCCAGCGCGCAATTCAAGGGCGCCTGGCAGGCGGACTTGTTCTGGCCCTGCTTTGGCCTTGCCGCCGCAATTGGCGTAGTGGTGACGAGCCTGCGCCGCAAAGACCCCAACACCACCCGCCGCTGGCTGATGACGACCCTGTGGCTGCAAGCGGCTGGGGTGTTTGCCTGCCTGCTGGGCAACGGTTGGGGCCTGGCGCTGGGGGTGTTGCTGTGCGGCGGGCCATTCCTGGCGTGCATGCAACTGGTGATGGCGCGCTTGCGCGAGGTGGCCCCCCACGGCTATCAGCGCAGCACCGGGTTGCTGACCGCCAGCTTTGCCATCGGCCAATTGGGCGGGCCATTGCTCGCGTCGGTCAGCAGCCACCTCAGTGGCGGGCTGCAACCGGCGCTGGTGGTCGCCGGCGCCGGTTTGTTAGTGGCAGGCTCGGTGCTGGTCAGCCGACAACCATCGGCGCAGGTGCGCGAACCCGTTCACGCCGCGCCAACACCAGGAAAAACAGCCCACCCAGGAAGCAGCCGGTAA